In a genomic window of Streptomyces katrae:
- a CDS encoding phosphatidate cytidylyltransferase: MNDSPWAAEPVPAGPAYDALVGPQTAPMPIVPDAAGRAFDDREARDRGAAFAGGPPLRTEMPLQEPMPSPPPPPSQAPQDASPPPQKKRAGRDLRAAIGVGVGLGAVIFASLFIVKAVFVGVIVVAVVVGLWELTSRLQEKKGIKAPLVPLAVGGAAMVIAGFVRGAEGAWVAMALTALAVLVWRMTEPPEDYLKDVTAGVFAAFYVPFLATFVAMLLTAEDGPQRVVTFLLLTVVSDTGAYAVGWRFGKTKLAPRISPGKTREGLLGAVAFAMGAGALCMEFLIDGGSWWQGLLLGLAVAVSATLGDLGESMIKRDLGIKDMGTLLPGHGGIMDRLDSLLPTAPVVWLLLAAFVGTG; the protein is encoded by the coding sequence ATGAACGACTCTCCCTGGGCCGCTGAGCCGGTACCGGCGGGTCCCGCATACGATGCGCTGGTGGGCCCGCAGACTGCGCCCATGCCCATCGTGCCCGATGCCGCCGGCCGTGCGTTCGACGACCGGGAAGCACGCGATCGGGGGGCCGCCTTCGCCGGCGGCCCCCCGCTCCGTACCGAGATGCCGTTGCAGGAGCCCATGCCCAGCCCCCCGCCCCCGCCTTCGCAGGCACCGCAGGACGCCTCGCCCCCGCCGCAGAAGAAGCGCGCGGGGCGGGATCTGCGGGCCGCCATAGGGGTCGGCGTCGGCCTCGGCGCGGTGATCTTCGCTTCGCTGTTCATCGTCAAGGCCGTCTTCGTCGGCGTGATCGTCGTCGCCGTCGTCGTCGGTCTGTGGGAGCTCACCTCCCGGCTCCAGGAGAAGAAGGGCATCAAGGCCCCGCTGGTCCCGCTCGCGGTCGGCGGCGCGGCGATGGTCATCGCCGGCTTCGTCCGGGGGGCCGAGGGCGCCTGGGTCGCAATGGCCCTGACCGCGCTGGCGGTGCTCGTCTGGCGGATGACGGAACCGCCCGAGGACTACCTCAAGGACGTCACCGCGGGCGTCTTCGCGGCGTTCTACGTGCCCTTCCTGGCCACGTTCGTCGCGATGCTGCTCACGGCCGAGGACGGCCCGCAGCGGGTGGTGACCTTCCTCCTGCTGACCGTCGTCAGCGACACCGGGGCGTACGCCGTCGGCTGGCGCTTCGGCAAGACCAAGCTGGCACCCCGCATCAGCCCCGGGAAGACCCGCGAGGGACTCCTCGGCGCCGTGGCCTTCGCCATGGGGGCCGGTGCGCTGTGCATGGAGTTCCTGATCGACGGGGGCTCCTGGTGGCAGGGCCTGCTGCTGGGCCTGGCCGTCGCCGTCAGCGCCACCCTGGGCGACCTGGGCGAGTCGATGATCAAGCGCGACCTCGGCATCAAGGACATGGGGACGCTGCTCCCGGGCCACGGCGGCATCATGGACCGCCTCGACTCGCTGCTCCCGACGGCCCCGGTCGTCTGGCTGCTGCTGGCGGCCTTCGTCGGCACCGGCTGA